A genomic window from Helicobacter suis HS1 includes:
- a CDS encoding NADH-quinone oxidoreductase subunit G, which translates to MPHINIDGFKVEYKEGQTILEAARSAGVYIPAICYLSGCSPTVACKMCMVEVEGKRVYSCNTKPKPNTNILTNTPALKTERQMIMQTYDVNHPLECGVCDKSGECELQDMTMRMQVDTQPFAVRDDAKPFAFWAQASYDPNLCIMCERCVTTCSDNIGDNNLKATKVNLHAPDKFKESMPKDPFSVWSRKQKGMISFVGEVPCFDCGECIAVCPVGAIVYKDFSYSANAWELTHIDSTCMHCAAGCLLDYHVRHFDTLGEEKKIFRVGNDFYHNPICGAGRFAFDVHASKEGSSNINQAVQKLKEAKAVYIGGDVNNEEAYLLEYLRKHCGFSLHNEELYAFQEFLKEFKPTNFPDISEIKNAGCVVSVGSKIRNENPLIKYALANALKVNKGTTLIYGHPLTDKAINKMSRSVISVNYPCHAEEIFLGAILLALGVKSPSLESLLASQKPVEIPQENPEAQAETPETPKEQPKPVYQMLEDIKLDSATYEKITTALEKAPSVVLLIGQEIYTHKRASNIARMLKEASQHPKVKIVLIPPTANALGIVSICQLEKDRGEHPSVGVRARGDFVLDSNCVCDQESLQSVDFILPSPNQIEASTTNFEGRVLPIRPALAYTGLDLADIAQHFGLYGESLVEYTPLLPQEKGYQPLAYDDFKNFYANDKSNHRGYKLKPQEIQESTPSEPIAKLESMPFNSYLKFAETQFNTHTLTSQNLQLKEGIYTSPKYLESLGLQEGSLICLHKEGRKLKGALYIDYGLDQDVFMVSPSLDTEGVFNGTLFAQLEWELA; encoded by the coding sequence CATGGTAGAGGTGGAGGGTAAACGGGTTTATAGCTGTAATACCAAACCCAAGCCCAATACCAATATACTCACCAACACCCCCGCCCTTAAGACCGAACGCCAGATGATCATGCAAACCTATGATGTCAACCACCCTTTAGAGTGCGGGGTGTGTGATAAAAGTGGGGAGTGTGAATTACAAGACATGACCATGCGCATGCAAGTAGACACCCAGCCCTTTGCCGTGCGCGATGATGCTAAGCCCTTTGCTTTCTGGGCGCAGGCTTCTTACGATCCTAATTTGTGTATTATGTGTGAGCGTTGTGTTACCACTTGTAGCGATAATATTGGCGATAATAACCTCAAAGCCACTAAAGTCAATTTACACGCCCCCGACAAATTCAAAGAAAGCATGCCTAAAGACCCTTTTAGTGTGTGGAGTCGCAAACAAAAGGGCATGATTAGTTTTGTAGGCGAAGTACCTTGTTTTGATTGTGGGGAGTGTATCGCGGTTTGTCCTGTGGGTGCGATCGTTTATAAAGATTTTAGCTATAGCGCGAATGCTTGGGAACTCACCCATATTGATTCAACTTGTATGCACTGCGCGGCGGGTTGTTTGCTAGATTATCATGTACGCCACTTTGATACGCTAGGCGAGGAAAAGAAAATTTTTAGAGTGGGCAATGATTTTTACCATAACCCTATTTGTGGGGCGGGGCGCTTTGCTTTTGATGTGCATGCCTCCAAAGAGGGCAGTAGCAATATAAATCAAGCCGTGCAAAAACTTAAAGAGGCTAAAGCAGTTTATATCGGCGGAGATGTGAATAATGAGGAGGCATATTTATTAGAATATTTGCGTAAACATTGTGGTTTTAGTTTGCATAATGAGGAACTCTATGCTTTTCAGGAATTTTTAAAGGAGTTTAAACCTACAAATTTCCCTGATATTTCAGAGATTAAAAACGCGGGTTGTGTGGTGAGTGTGGGCTCAAAGATTCGCAATGAAAACCCGCTAATCAAGTACGCCCTTGCCAACGCGCTTAAAGTCAATAAAGGTACAACACTTATTTATGGCCACCCTCTCACAGACAAGGCAATTAATAAAATGAGCCGTAGTGTTATTTCTGTGAACTATCCTTGCCATGCTGAGGAAATCTTTTTGGGGGCGATTTTGCTTGCTTTGGGTGTGAAAAGCCCAAGTTTAGAGAGTTTACTAGCAAGCCAAAAACCAGTAGAAATACCTCAAGAAAATCCGGAGGCTCAAGCAGAAACTCCAGAAACGCCTAAAGAGCAACCTAAACCGGTCTATCAAATGTTAGAGGATATTAAACTAGATAGCGCCACATATGAGAAAATCACCACTGCTTTAGAAAAAGCGCCCAGTGTTGTACTTCTCATAGGGCAAGAAATTTACACACACAAACGAGCAAGCAATATCGCTAGAATGCTTAAAGAGGCTAGCCAACACCCCAAAGTTAAAATCGTTTTGATCCCACCTACAGCCAATGCGCTAGGCATTGTTTCTATTTGCCAACTAGAAAAAGATAGAGGCGAGCACCCTAGCGTAGGTGTGCGCGCACGGGGGGATTTTGTGCTAGATTCAAATTGTGTATGCGATCAAGAAAGTTTACAGAGCGTGGATTTTATCTTGCCAAGTCCTAACCAAATAGAGGCAAGTACAACTAACTTTGAGGGGCGCGTTTTGCCTATCAGACCCGCCCTAGCCTACACAGGTTTAGATTTAGCCGATATTGCCCAGCATTTTGGACTCTATGGGGAAAGTTTGGTAGAGTATACCCCTCTTTTACCCCAAGAAAAGGGTTATCAACCTCTTGCTTATGATGATTTTAAAAACTTCTATGCTAATGATAAAAGCAACCACAGAGGTTATAAATTAAAACCCCAAGAGATACAAGAGAGTACGCCAAGCGAACCCATTGCTAAACTAGAGAGCATGCCTTTTAATAGCTATTTAAAATTTGCCGAAACCCAGTTTAACACCCATACACTCACTAGCCAAAATCTCCAACTCAAAGAGGGCATTTACACCTCGCCTAAATATTTAGAAAGTTTAGGCTTACAAGAGGGGAGTTTGATTTGTTTGCATAAAGAGGGGCGCAAGCTCAAAGGCGCGCTTTATATAGATTATGGGCTTGATCAAGATGTGTTTATGGTAAGCCCTAGCCTAGATACAGAGGGCGTGTTTAATGGCACTTTATTCGCACAATTAGAGTGGGAGCTAGCATGA